In the genome of Paludisphaera rhizosphaerae, one region contains:
- a CDS encoding DUF1501 domain-containing protein gives MSRNTPFDRLAAWNLHRTRRHFFRECGVGVGKMALASLLMQQSQGGARASEIAIPGDPMAPRAPHYAPKAKRVIFMFMAGAPSQLDLFDNKLELTRHDGKPIPAEVVKDQRYAFIRPDASLMSSRYKFGRYGESGAELSEMLPNLAKVVDDIALVKSMHTDQFNHAPAQIFMETGSPFPGRPAIGSWAVYGLGSESTDLPGFVVLSSGAGLSGGAALWSSGFLPTSFQGVPFRSKGDPILDVASPSGVDRRFDRDSLDLIRDLNRDHLGAVGDPEIATRVAAYEMAFRMQASAPELMDLSGEDPETLALYGVTPGKPSFAMNCLLARRLVERGVRFINLFHEGWDHHSDVAGGLKGQCGATDRGSAALVMDLKRRGLLEDTLVVWGGEFGRTPMVESNAALGRSMGRDHHPQAFTMWLAGGGIKPGQTIGRTDDLGFHIVEDPIHVHDLQATILHLLGFDHTRLTFRSQGRDFRLTDVHGEVVKKLLA, from the coding sequence ATGTCGCGCAACACGCCCTTCGATCGCCTGGCTGCCTGGAATCTGCACCGCACGCGCCGGCACTTCTTCCGGGAATGCGGCGTGGGTGTTGGGAAGATGGCGCTGGCGTCGCTGCTGATGCAGCAGTCGCAGGGGGGCGCACGGGCTTCCGAGATTGCGATCCCGGGCGATCCGATGGCGCCTCGGGCCCCGCATTACGCCCCCAAGGCGAAGCGGGTGATCTTCATGTTCATGGCTGGAGCGCCCAGCCAGCTTGATCTCTTCGACAACAAGCTGGAACTGACCCGGCACGACGGCAAGCCCATCCCCGCCGAGGTCGTGAAGGACCAGCGCTACGCTTTCATCCGACCCGACGCCAGCCTGATGTCGTCGCGGTACAAGTTCGGCCGGTACGGCGAGTCCGGGGCCGAACTGTCGGAGATGCTGCCGAACCTGGCGAAGGTGGTCGACGACATCGCCCTCGTCAAGTCGATGCACACCGACCAGTTCAATCACGCCCCCGCGCAGATCTTCATGGAGACCGGCTCGCCCTTCCCGGGCCGGCCGGCGATCGGCTCGTGGGCCGTCTACGGGTTGGGGAGCGAGTCGACCGACCTGCCGGGCTTCGTCGTCCTGTCGTCGGGCGCCGGCCTCAGCGGCGGGGCGGCGCTCTGGTCCAGCGGGTTCCTCCCCACGTCGTTCCAGGGGGTGCCGTTCCGCTCGAAGGGAGACCCGATCCTCGACGTCGCCAGCCCGTCGGGCGTTGATCGCCGCTTCGACCGCGACTCGCTCGACCTGATCCGCGACCTCAACCGCGACCATCTCGGAGCCGTGGGCGATCCCGAGATCGCCACCCGCGTCGCTGCTTACGAGATGGCCTTCCGCATGCAGGCCAGCGCTCCGGAACTGATGGATCTCTCAGGCGAGGACCCCGAGACCCTGGCCCTCTACGGCGTCACCCCGGGCAAGCCGTCGTTCGCGATGAACTGCCTCCTCGCGCGGCGACTGGTCGAGCGCGGCGTTCGGTTCATCAACCTCTTCCACGAAGGTTGGGACCACCACTCGGACGTCGCAGGCGGCCTGAAGGGCCAGTGCGGGGCGACCGACAGAGGCTCCGCCGCCCTGGTGATGGACCTGAAGCGCCGGGGGCTGCTGGAAGACACCCTGGTCGTCTGGGGGGGCGAATTCGGCCGCACGCCGATGGTCGAATCCAACGCGGCGCTCGGCCGCAGCATGGGCCGCGACCACCACCCGCAGGCGTTCACCATGTGGCTCGCCGGCGGCGGGATCAAGCCGGGGCAGACCATCGGCCGGACCGACGACCTGGGCTTCCACATCGTCGAGGACCCGATCCACGTCCACGACCTCCAGGCCACCATCCTCCACCTGCTGGGCTTCGACCACACCCGACTCACCTTCCGCTCGCAGGGCCGCGACTTCCGACTCACGGACGTTCACGGTGAGGTCGTCAAGAAGCTCCTGGCCTGA
- a CDS encoding BON domain-containing protein, which translates to MSGIRRFGAAATLGAMLAVGGASAWGLQEPGPIERAGASLDEAGRSLRQGLERGFNRTREAVRESFERTRDKVNDMSIEARVYGRLHWDKMLESSTFDISSEGPGILTIRGSVPSAEARKHAVDLAADTVGVTRVVDQLAVQTTTRTIESETAPAPGSTPATRVRPAPAPRATPAPEPKPE; encoded by the coding sequence ATGAGTGGTATCAGGCGATTCGGCGCGGCGGCGACTCTCGGAGCCATGCTGGCGGTCGGCGGGGCCTCCGCCTGGGGGCTGCAGGAACCGGGACCCATCGAGCGCGCCGGCGCGTCCCTCGACGAGGCCGGTCGATCGCTCCGTCAGGGGCTTGAACGCGGCTTCAACCGCACCCGCGAGGCCGTCCGCGAGTCGTTCGAGCGGACCCGCGACAAGGTCAACGACATGAGCATCGAGGCCCGCGTCTACGGCCGCCTCCACTGGGACAAGATGCTGGAGTCCAGCACCTTCGACATCTCGTCCGAGGGGCCCGGAATCCTCACCATCCGCGGCTCGGTCCCCAGCGCCGAGGCTCGCAAGCACGCCGTCGACCTGGCCGCCGACACCGTGGGCGTCACCCGCGTCGTCGACCAACTCGCCGTGCAGACGACCACCCGGACGATCGAGAGCGAAACGGCCCCGGCCCCGGGCTCGACACCGGCCACGCGAGTCCGTCCCGCCCCGGCTCCACGAGCGACGCCGGCTCCTGAGCCAAAGCCCGAGTGA
- a CDS encoding acyltransferase family protein translates to MSSTATEPIGDDLNEDPEATGFEAEAPAVATPEPPPKPERLVSIDALRGFDMFWIIGGDALARALCKWWDTPQAATIGEQFEHVEWEGFRFYDLIFPLFLFVVGTVVPFSLKKYQTGDSPRGHALWRTLRRTALMLVIAFIYNGALKWDWANLRYVGVLQRIAVCYCVASLLYLFTSVRTQAITAVAILLGYWALLALVPAPETHMRGDYSKATNLVGWVDRHVLPGRIMPSYYGTGDNEGLLSTIPAVATALLGVLAGEWLLSARKPGMKALGLLGAGVLCVAAGYGWGHVFPVIKNLWTSSFVLVAGGFSLVLLGLFYLVIDVWKLRGWSFFFVVIGMNAITIYVVQSIVKFPDIRTYFLGGTMALMSAPVAAIVGAIGVLVLKWLFLYHLYRTKTFLRV, encoded by the coding sequence ATGTCCAGCACCGCGACCGAGCCGATTGGAGATGATCTGAACGAAGATCCCGAAGCGACGGGCTTCGAAGCCGAAGCGCCGGCGGTTGCGACGCCCGAGCCGCCGCCGAAGCCCGAACGGCTGGTCTCGATCGACGCCCTGCGCGGGTTCGACATGTTCTGGATCATCGGCGGCGACGCGCTCGCCCGCGCCCTCTGCAAGTGGTGGGACACGCCCCAGGCGGCGACGATCGGCGAACAGTTCGAGCACGTCGAGTGGGAAGGGTTCCGGTTCTACGACCTGATCTTCCCGCTCTTCCTCTTCGTCGTTGGGACCGTGGTTCCCTTCTCGCTGAAGAAGTACCAGACCGGCGACAGCCCCCGCGGCCACGCCCTCTGGCGGACGCTCCGCCGCACGGCGCTGATGCTCGTGATCGCGTTCATCTACAACGGCGCGCTCAAGTGGGACTGGGCCAACCTGCGATACGTGGGCGTGCTTCAGCGGATCGCCGTCTGCTACTGCGTCGCCTCGCTTCTCTATCTGTTCACCTCGGTGCGCACGCAGGCGATCACAGCCGTGGCGATCCTGCTTGGCTACTGGGCCCTGCTGGCTCTCGTCCCCGCGCCCGAGACCCACATGCGCGGCGATTACTCCAAGGCGACGAATCTCGTCGGCTGGGTCGACCGCCACGTCCTGCCGGGACGGATCATGCCGAGCTACTACGGCACGGGCGATAACGAGGGACTGCTCTCCACCATCCCGGCCGTCGCCACGGCGCTCCTGGGAGTGCTGGCCGGCGAGTGGCTCCTCTCAGCGCGTAAGCCCGGGATGAAGGCCCTCGGCCTGCTGGGCGCGGGTGTGCTCTGTGTCGCGGCCGGCTACGGCTGGGGGCACGTCTTCCCGGTCATCAAGAACCTGTGGACCAGCAGTTTCGTCCTGGTCGCCGGCGGGTTCAGCCTCGTGCTGCTGGGGCTGTTCTACCTGGTGATCGACGTCTGGAAGCTGCGCGGGTGGTCTTTCTTCTTCGTCGTGATCGGCATGAACGCCATCACGATCTACGTGGTCCAGAGCATCGTGAAGTTCCCGGACATCCGCACGTATTTCCTGGGTGGGACGATGGCGCTGATGAGCGCGCCCGTCGCGGCGATCGTCGGCGCGATCGGCGTGCTCGTCCTGAAGTGGCTGTTCCTCTATCACCTCTACCGGACGAAGACGTTCCTGCGGGTGTGA
- a CDS encoding ThuA domain-containing protein, translating into MSRVKIVRAATAIGAALLIATAANADAAEKVKVLFIEGQNNHVWETTTPLLKADLEKTGRFEVGVATTPPKKSPAAAWDSFRPDFKAYDVVLTNYNGDSWPAPVRKALEEYVSGGGGLVVMHAANNAFPDWPAYNEMIGLGWRDAKYGDRLTIDDAGKVVRTPKGEGPGAGHGARHSFAVLVRKPDHPIMKGLPPIWPHAIDELYHGQRGPAKDMDVLATAYSAPSKGGTGTNEPMVWAIPFGKGRVVTNVMGHTTADDLGAVAAADFRTLIARSCEWAATGAVTLPVPADFPTAAK; encoded by the coding sequence ATGTCGCGAGTGAAGATCGTGCGAGCGGCGACGGCGATCGGGGCGGCCCTTCTCATCGCAACGGCTGCCAACGCCGACGCTGCGGAGAAGGTCAAGGTCCTGTTCATCGAAGGGCAAAACAACCACGTCTGGGAAACGACCACGCCGCTGTTGAAGGCCGACCTGGAGAAGACCGGCCGGTTCGAGGTGGGCGTCGCGACCACGCCGCCGAAGAAGTCCCCGGCCGCCGCCTGGGACTCGTTCCGACCTGACTTCAAGGCGTACGACGTCGTCCTGACCAACTACAACGGCGACTCCTGGCCGGCCCCGGTCCGCAAGGCGCTTGAGGAGTACGTCTCCGGCGGCGGCGGCCTCGTGGTGATGCACGCGGCCAACAACGCCTTCCCCGACTGGCCGGCCTACAACGAGATGATCGGCCTGGGCTGGCGCGACGCCAAGTACGGCGATCGACTCACGATCGACGACGCCGGCAAGGTCGTCCGCACGCCGAAGGGGGAGGGGCCTGGGGCCGGCCACGGCGCGCGGCACTCCTTCGCCGTCCTCGTCCGCAAGCCCGATCACCCGATCATGAAAGGCTTGCCGCCGATCTGGCCGCACGCCATCGACGAGCTTTACCACGGCCAGCGCGGGCCGGCGAAGGACATGGACGTGCTCGCCACCGCATATTCAGCCCCGTCCAAGGGCGGCACCGGAACCAATGAGCCGATGGTTTGGGCGATCCCCTTCGGCAAGGGCCGGGTGGTCACGAACGTCATGGGCCACACCACGGCCGACGACCTGGGCGCCGTCGCCGCCGCCGACTTCCGCACCCTGATCGCCCGTTCCTGCGAATGGGCGGCCACCGGCGCGGTCACCCTCCCCGTCCCCGCGGACTTTCCGACCGCCGCGAAGTAA
- a CDS encoding PEP-CTERM sorting domain-containing protein translates to MAADVLGANGSKSDQRRLSSLFDGLTDSSRRWSTMIIQGKSALRLGACILAMGWASFARADFVYYSLRTSFDAAAPGTTLENFENSHSSSALVDGPLDQTTNNIAFHTGEIIPNLRITSVGSSTGDFYVNNFYASTILLTVNRSDNFARLDFYQSAITQFGIDLFTSSSGGDYTVRIYGNSGLLDTKTVTSSGFFGFTSTVGVTRVELQANSFESFDNIAIGGGISAEAVPEPTSLALLGLGAGGLMIQGWRRRRATTPAC, encoded by the coding sequence TTGGCCGCCGATGTGCTCGGCGCGAACGGATCCAAGAGCGACCAACGAAGGTTGTCGTCGTTGTTTGACGGATTGACGGACTCATCGAGGAGATGGTCGACGATGATTATTCAAGGCAAGTCCGCGTTGCGCCTTGGCGCATGTATTCTGGCAATGGGATGGGCGTCGTTCGCCCGAGCAGATTTCGTCTACTATTCGTTGCGGACCTCGTTCGACGCCGCCGCCCCTGGTACGACTCTGGAGAATTTCGAGAACTCCCACTCAAGCAGCGCCCTGGTTGACGGGCCGCTCGATCAGACCACCAACAATATTGCGTTCCATACCGGCGAGATTATCCCGAACTTGCGGATCACGAGCGTAGGGAGTTCGACGGGAGATTTCTACGTCAACAATTTCTACGCGTCGACTATTCTGTTGACGGTCAACCGGAGTGATAACTTCGCTCGGCTCGACTTCTACCAGAGCGCGATCACTCAGTTCGGAATAGATCTCTTCACCAGCAGCTCCGGTGGAGACTATACCGTCCGGATCTACGGCAACTCGGGTCTACTTGACACGAAGACGGTTACTTCGAGCGGCTTCTTTGGGTTCACGAGCACCGTGGGCGTTACGCGGGTGGAACTCCAGGCGAACTCCTTTGAATCGTTCGACAACATCGCCATCGGCGGCGGCATCAGCGCCGAGGCGGTTCCCGAGCCGACCAGCCTGGCGTTGCTGGGTCTGGGA